In a single window of the Maniola jurtina chromosome 4, ilManJurt1.1, whole genome shotgun sequence genome:
- the LOC123864259 gene encoding nitric oxide-associated protein 1: MLYSVRNVWRLYRRSFSARFNHSRANESDKRLLNKDFKHLLQQHKDKIVFSSYLEHEKLQLGYYKYYVKTIRKAKEIESKEFHEKGLPPLPLSLKYYVDKERHSEDETVPEVEEPTKSFQLPFGNTTRVDINEDDIISQGKNDNIDTEFDRSNIQKWMTNYEHFDDTKLMSTEEESDEEDIGNEWSKHYGTPDPTMAVSQVPCGGCGALLHCNDPAIPGYLPSELFKGREIEELKTMECQRCHFLQEYNIALDVTVQPEEYEKLLKSIRYVKSLVLLMVDLLDFPCSIWPGIVDIIGTDRPIFIVANKVDLLPGDSIGYLKRIKESLLSEIKKTKLDEANIKYVALVSAKTGFGVEELISAMFKFWQYKGDVFLVGCTNVGKSSLFNALLQSDYCKVHAADIVKRATVSRWPGTTLNLLKFPINRPSGWKIRERSKRLLSEAKLFKVENEIRQDQISGKKSVEPPSFMCHIGRTFTEHIAREDNFAGKRLNLTVLDENHMLFKKSKWFYDTPGVIHPDQVLSLLSTEELLLTIPKKLIRPQTYYLRKGSTFLIGGLARVDLLDSTEPCRFTIFCSENLPITVINTENADELYETFVGTELFAVPSGGVDRLRNWPGLKSKQYEFSGEGPKLCCGDIVLSSIGWVSITAKKGSSCTVSAWTPEGRGIHKRYPSVLPYSINLKRKRIQGTPAYMVGKVYAGEES; the protein is encoded by the exons ATGTTGTATTCAGTGCGTAATGTTTGGAGGTTATATCGCAGGAGTTTCTCGGCCCGTTTTAACCATTCCCGAGCTAATGAAAGTGATAAACGATTACTAAACAAGGATTTTAAACATCTGTTACAACAACATAAGGACAAAATTGTGTTTAGTTCGTATTTAGAGCATGAGAAGTTACAACTGGGTTACTATAAGTACTATGTGAAAACTATCAGAAAAGCTAAGGAAATTGAGTCGAAAGAGTTTCATGAGAAAGGTCTGCCTCCTTTACCATTATCCTTAAAGTATTATGTAGACAAAGAAAGACATTCAGAGGACGAAACTGTACCGGAAGTTGAAGAACCCACGAAATCATTTCAATTGCCATTTGGGAACACCACTCGTGTTGATATAAATGAGGATGACATAATATCTCAAGGGAAAAACGACAATATCGATACAGAATTCGACAGATCTAATATACAGAAATGGATGACAAATTATGAGCACTTTGATGACACCAAACTGATGTCTACCGAGGAGGAAAGTGATGAAGAGGATATAGGAAATGAATGGAGCAAGCATTATGGCACTCCAGACCCGACTATGGCTGTCAGTCAG GTACCCTGTGGAGGTTGTGGTGCCCTCTTACATTGCAATGACCCTGCCATACCAGGGTATCTGCCCAGTGAGCTGTTCAAGGGGCGGGAGATTGAGGAGTTAAAGACCATGGAGTGTCAGCGATGCCACTTCCTTCAGGAGTACAACATTGCTTTGGATGTCACAGTTCAGCCGGAAGAATATGAAAAACTTCTTAAATCTATTAG GTATGTGAAATCTCTAGTGCTACTCATGGTGGACCTGCTGGACTTCCCCTGCTCTATCTGGCCGGGAATTGTGGATATTATTGGCACTGACAGACCTATTTTTATTGTTGCCAATAAG GTGGATCTTCTTCCTGGCGACAGCATCGGTTATCTAAAGCGTATAAAGGAATCACTTCTCTCGGAAATCAAGAAAACCAAATTAGACGAAGCTAACATCAAGTATGTAGCATTGGTATCAGCCAAAACCGGCTTTGGAGTGGAAGAACTGATCTCTGCAATGTTTAAATTTTGGCAATACAAAGGCGATGTATTTCTCGTGGGCTGTACGAATGTAGGTAAAAGTTCACTGTTTAATGCTCTTCTACAATCTGATTATTGTAAAGTGCATGCAGCTGATATAGTGAAAAGAGCTACGGTAAGCAGATGGCCGGGGACTACGTTAAACCTTTTAAAGTTCCCTATTAATAGACCTTCAGGGTGGAAAATACGTGAACGAAGTAAACGACTGTTATCTGAAGCGAAATTATTTAAAGTCGAAAATGAAATCAGGCAAGATCAAATATCTGGTAAAAAATCTGTCGAGCCACCGTCCTTCATGTGTCATATTGGCAGAACATTTACAGAACATATAGCTAGGGAGGACAATTTTGCAGGAAAACGCCTAAATTTAACAGTATTAGATGAAAACCATATGTTATTCAAGAAAAGCAAATGGTTCTATGATACCCCGGGGGTTATCCATCCCGATCAAGTTCTATCACTTTTGAGTACGGAGGAATTGCTATTGACCATTCCTAAAAAGTTGATTAGACCTCAGACTTACTACTTGCGTAAAGGGTCGACATTTCTTATAGGTGGTTTAGCAAGAGTTGATCTTTTAGACAGTACCGAGCCTTGTCGCTTCACCATATTTTGCTCAGAAAACCTTCCAATTACTGTAATAAACACTGAAAACGCCGATGAACTCTATGAGACATTTGTTGGTACAGAATTGTTTGCTGTACCCTCAGGTGGTGTGGATCGACTTAGAAATTGGCCTGGATTGAAGAGTAAGCAATACGAGTTTAGTGGAGAAGGCCCTAAGCTATGCTGTGGTGATATAGTCCTATCTTCCATAGGCTGGGTGTCCATAACAGCCAAGAAAGGAAGTAGCTGTACAGTATCAGCGTGGACTCCAGAGGGCAGGGGTATCCATAAACGGTACCCCTCAGTGTTGCCATATTCCATTAACCTTAAACGCAAGAGAATCCAAGGTACACCAGCTTATATGGTAGGAAAAGTTTATGCAGGTGAAGAATCatag